A genome region from Trichosurus vulpecula isolate mTriVul1 chromosome 5, mTriVul1.pri, whole genome shotgun sequence includes the following:
- the LOC118850390 gene encoding uncharacterized protein LOC118850390: MAGQLRATSEFGRRAPRGFLTPWTGPGPYNCPGPYRELHCAPNDAGSPKPKRRREGPGWGDEAWGVMQPDLASWCWEAGIASLGPPDLAAGRPRGRPAGPPGPGLRVSSVMGSAPVLWTPACQRKPLEWAYQSSLEKRQEPRGSLKQKEEKEIHSIVHVDTKKTPGNFLMEKEAWFFLSEEEETASLGFLEVEERELVTKKERDWSSQQKLREDYMSLHFPSIPRKEDEVLSAYPKLDCFPKNEAESKSIDMDVQENHTKKHSPFALASPVNSARMKRIIKTWPHWCGIPFEADMVMGALSMYPENPPWPASVEFLDNPHTSPLDLYGNQSMLKKNKWPHFISGPKTSGHLHPRCCQGA, translated from the coding sequence ATGGCGGGGCAGCTTAGAGCCACCAGTGAATTTGGGCGCAGGGCCCCCAGGGGCTTCCTAACACCCTGGACTGGCCCAGGCCCCTACAACTGCCCAGGCCCATATCGGGAGCTTCACTGTGCCCCAAACGATGCCGGCTCTCCCAAACCCAAGAGGAGACGGGAGGGCCCGGGGTGGGGAGACGAGGCCTGGGGCGTCATGCAGCCGGACCTAGCCTCATGGTGCTGGGAGGCTGGGATAGCCAGCCTCGGGCCCCCAGACCTGGCCGCGGGGAGGCCGAGGGGCAGACCTGCGGGTCCTCCAGGCCCAGGCCTCCGAGTTAGTTCCGTGATGGGATCAGCGCCAGTACTGTGGACACCAGCTTGTCAAAGGAAACCCCTGGAGTGGGCATATCAAAGTTCCCTGGAGAAAAGGCAAGAACCCAGGGGTTCCCTgaagcagaaggaagaaaaggaaattcattCCATAGTCCATGTAGAcacaaagaaaactcctgggaatttCTTGATGGAGAAAGAAGCTTGGTTTTTCCTAAGTGAAGAAGAGGAAACAGCATCCCTGGGTTTTTTGGAAGTAGAAGAGAGGGAACTTGTgaccaagaaagaaagagattggAGTTCTCAGCAGAAGCTTAGAGAAGATTATATGTCACTCCACTTCCCCAGTATTCCTAGGAAAGAAGATGAAGTTCTTTCTGCATACCCTAAGTTAGATTGCTTCCCAAAGAATGAAGCAGAGTCCAAATCCATTGACATGGATGTGCAGGAAAATCATACTAAGAAGCATTCACCATTTGCTCTGGCTTCACCTGTAAATTCTGCTAGGATGAAAAGAATTATAAAGACCTGGCCACACTGGTGTGGCATTCCCTTTGAAGCAGATATGGTTATGGGGGCACTTTCCATGTACCCAGAGAATCCACCGTGGCCAGCATCTGTGGAATTTCTAGATAATCCTCACACCTCTCCACTTGATCTCTATGGGAACCAGAGTATGCTCAAGAAGAATAAGTGGCCTCATTTCATCAGTGGCCCTAAGACCTCTGGGCACCTACATCCTAGATGCTGCCAAGGTGCTTGA